In Janthinobacterium rivuli, a single genomic region encodes these proteins:
- a CDS encoding MFS transporter, translating to MSPIIFIEQHIFSPLFQYCARYLRGDGSAASVNFRRLWFSNGLNCFGAQITSLALPLCAVLLLHATPEQMGVLVALQALPFALFGLPVGVLLDRRSKHPIMLFSESMSGLALASVAVAYWCGVLSMPWLYIVGFIIGTGFVVGGGAEQVFLTFLVGRDGLIDAQSKFAATESASRLIGPGLAGVLVQVLSAPVAILCTACGYLVSVFNLRAMSVRDPRPAPSDKHALRDIADGLLFVWREPLLRALAWGAGIWHFLFYASMALTVLFATRDLGMSPGVLGMTQMLGGAGVLLSAFIVKPLTRRYGAGRTILIGLASTSLCFALTPTIPAALFGSAAASAVAYAILMFFFDCGVMLFFIPYLGLRQKVTPDPMLGRMTSTMRFLTVATAPLGALAAGWVAEHFGVRNGLACIAAGSIVLTVAMVWGTPLRSVRT from the coding sequence GTGAGTCCGATCATCTTTATCGAGCAGCATATTTTCTCTCCCCTCTTCCAGTACTGCGCCCGTTACCTGCGCGGCGACGGCAGCGCCGCCAGCGTCAATTTCCGCCGCCTGTGGTTCAGCAACGGCCTCAATTGCTTCGGCGCCCAGATCACCTCGCTGGCCCTGCCCCTGTGCGCGGTGTTATTACTACATGCGACACCGGAACAGATGGGCGTGCTGGTCGCCTTGCAGGCGCTGCCGTTCGCCCTCTTCGGCTTGCCCGTCGGCGTACTGCTGGACCGGCGCAGCAAGCACCCGATCATGCTGTTCAGCGAAAGCATGTCCGGCCTGGCCCTGGCCAGCGTGGCCGTGGCCTATTGGTGCGGCGTGCTGTCGATGCCATGGTTATATATAGTGGGGTTCATCATCGGCACGGGCTTCGTCGTCGGTGGCGGCGCCGAACAGGTGTTTCTGACTTTCCTGGTGGGCCGCGATGGCTTGATCGATGCGCAATCGAAATTTGCCGCCACCGAATCGGCTTCACGCCTGATCGGCCCCGGCCTGGCCGGCGTGCTGGTGCAAGTGTTGTCGGCGCCCGTCGCCATCCTGTGCACGGCTTGCGGCTATCTGGTTTCCGTCTTCAACTTGCGCGCCATGAGCGTGCGCGATCCACGGCCGGCGCCGTCTGACAAGCACGCCTTGCGCGACATCGCCGATGGCTTGCTGTTTGTCTGGCGCGAACCGCTGCTGCGCGCGCTGGCCTGGGGTGCCGGCATCTGGCACTTTTTGTTTTACGCCAGCATGGCTTTGACGGTGCTGTTCGCCACGCGCGACCTGGGCATGAGCCCTGGCGTGCTGGGCATGACGCAGATGCTCGGTGGCGCCGGCGTCCTGCTCAGCGCCTTCATCGTCAAGCCGCTGACGCGCCGCTACGGCGCCGGCCGCACCATCCTGATCGGCCTGGCATCAACCTCGCTCTGCTTTGCCCTGACACCCACGATACCCGCCGCGCTGTTCGGCAGCGCGGCCGCCAGCGCCGTGGCCTATGCCATCTTGATGTTCTTTTTCGATTGCGGCGTGATGCTGTTCTTTATTCCCTACCTGGGCTTGCGCCAAAAGGTCACGCCCGATCCCATGCTGGGCCGCATGACGTCGACCATGCGCTTCCTGACGGTTGCGACGGCGCCGCTGGGCGCGCTGGCCGCCGGCTGGGTAGCGGAACACTTTGGCGTGCGCAACGGCCTGGCCTGCATCGCGGCTGGCAGCATTGTGTTGACGGTCGCCATGGTGTGGGGCACGCCGCTGCGTAGCGTGCGCACCTGA
- a CDS encoding universal stress protein, translating to MFNTILFPTDGSPLSDKAAETALAFAQLNKAKLVAISVVQPFPFSPMADGGIVLDASLYEQQMQEASQRAIDKIGVAASAAGVPFEGVVAVSPSPHDEIVNAAQTYHCDIILMASHGRKGLNKLFVGSETQKVLAHTHLPVMVLR from the coding sequence ATGTTTAACACCATCTTATTTCCCACCGACGGCTCTCCGTTGTCCGACAAAGCCGCCGAGACCGCCCTCGCCTTCGCCCAATTGAACAAAGCCAAGCTGGTCGCCATCAGCGTGGTGCAGCCTTTTCCGTTCTCGCCGATGGCCGACGGCGGCATCGTGCTCGACGCCAGCCTGTATGAACAGCAGATGCAGGAAGCCTCGCAACGCGCCATCGACAAGATCGGCGTAGCGGCAAGCGCCGCCGGCGTGCCTTTCGAAGGCGTGGTGGCCGTGTCGCCGAGCCCGCATGATGAAATCGTCAATGCGGCGCAGACCTACCATTGCGACATCATCCTGATGGCCTCGCATGGCCGCAAGGGCTTGAACAAGTTGTTCGTGGGCAGCGAAACGCAAAAAGTGCTGGCGCATACCCATCTGCCCGTCATGGTCTTGCGCTAA
- a CDS encoding murein transglycosylase A yields the protein MGAVALALSACTTPPAPPAASGKAPPIAPTVVKPVPAKPADAKDATDVAAPTFVPAKFAALPGWARDDMRAAWPAFMASCGVLVKRPDWKESCTIARQVNADSDKAIRLFFETFFVPNQVVAADGANTGLVTGYYEPLLHGARKRGGPYQTPLYKVPDDLVSVDLSGVYPELKNMRLRGKLVGKKVVPYATRADIERATSVTGKELLWVDDEVEAFFLQVQGSGRVQLTDTQETVRVAYADQNGHPYKSIGRYLVDKGELTLSQASAQGIKAWIAGHPTRKDELFNANPSYVFFKEERLPDPKVGPKGALGVPLTPQRSVAIDSRFLPLGAPVFLSTTQANSEIPMQRLVMAQDTGGAIRGPIRVDYFFGFGAEAAENAGRMKQSGAVWVLLPKQAPAR from the coding sequence ATCGGCGCCGTCGCGCTTGCTCTCTCCGCCTGTACCACGCCGCCCGCGCCGCCCGCTGCCAGCGGCAAGGCGCCACCCATCGCGCCGACCGTCGTCAAGCCGGTTCCGGCCAAGCCGGCCGACGCCAAGGATGCCACGGATGTGGCGGCGCCCACCTTCGTGCCCGCCAAGTTTGCCGCCTTGCCTGGCTGGGCCCGCGACGACATGCGCGCCGCCTGGCCCGCGTTCATGGCATCGTGCGGCGTGCTGGTCAAGCGCCCGGACTGGAAGGAATCGTGCACGATCGCGCGCCAGGTGAATGCGGACAGCGACAAGGCCATCCGCCTGTTTTTCGAGACGTTCTTTGTGCCAAATCAAGTGGTGGCCGCCGATGGCGCCAATACTGGCTTGGTGACCGGCTACTACGAACCCTTGCTGCACGGCGCGCGCAAGCGCGGCGGCCCATACCAGACACCGCTGTACAAGGTGCCTGACGACCTGGTTTCGGTGGATTTGTCCGGCGTGTATCCGGAACTGAAAAACATGCGCTTGCGGGGCAAGCTGGTCGGCAAGAAGGTGGTGCCGTACGCCACCCGCGCCGACATCGAGCGCGCCACGTCCGTCACGGGCAAGGAATTGCTGTGGGTGGATGACGAAGTCGAGGCCTTCTTCCTGCAAGTGCAGGGTTCCGGGCGCGTGCAGCTGACCGATACGCAGGAAACCGTGCGCGTGGCGTATGCGGATCAAAACGGCCACCCGTATAAATCGATCGGCCGCTACCTGGTCGACAAGGGCGAGCTGACCCTGAGCCAGGCGTCCGCGCAGGGCATCAAGGCGTGGATCGCCGGCCACCCCACGCGCAAGGATGAATTGTTCAACGCCAATCCCAGCTATGTGTTCTTCAAGGAGGAGCGCCTGCCCGACCCGAAAGTGGGGCCGAAGGGCGCGTTGGGCGTGCCGTTGACGCCGCAGCGCTCGGTAGCCATCGATTCGCGCTTCCTGCCGCTGGGCGCGCCCGTGTTCCTGTCCACCACGCAAGCCAATAGCGAGATTCCCATGCAGCGCCTGGTGATGGCGCAGGATACGGGCGGCGCCATTCGCGGGCCGATCCGGGTCGATTATTTCTTTGGCTTTGGCGCGGAAGCGGCCGAGAATGCGGGCCGCATGAAGCAGAGCGGCGCCGTGTGGGTGTTGTTGCCGAAGCAGGCACCGGCGCGCTGA
- a CDS encoding enoyl-CoA hydratase produces MQYEDLIIDIQDKVAVIRLNRPKALNALNDNMMNELGDALLKFDADENIGCIVLTGSEKAFAAGADIAAMADYTYPDTFTQGYISRNWEHILRVRKPVVGAVAGYALGGGCELAMMCDFLIAADSAKFGQPEIKVGVTPGAGGTQRLPRAIGKAKAMDLLLTARTIDAAEAERIGLVSRVVPADKLLEETLAAARTIAAMPTSVAMMIKDCVNRAFETTLTDGVAYERRLFQAAFGTPAQKEGMHAFLEKRLPNFDGL; encoded by the coding sequence ATGCAATACGAAGACCTGATCATCGACATCCAGGACAAAGTGGCGGTCATCCGCCTGAACCGCCCCAAGGCGCTCAATGCCTTGAACGACAACATGATGAATGAGCTGGGCGACGCCTTGCTGAAGTTTGATGCGGACGAGAATATCGGCTGTATCGTGCTCACTGGCAGCGAAAAAGCATTTGCCGCCGGCGCCGATATCGCGGCCATGGCCGATTACACCTATCCGGACACCTTTACCCAAGGCTACATCAGCCGCAACTGGGAGCATATCTTGCGCGTGCGCAAACCCGTGGTGGGCGCGGTGGCCGGCTATGCGCTTGGTGGCGGTTGCGAACTGGCCATGATGTGCGATTTCCTGATCGCCGCCGACAGCGCCAAATTCGGCCAGCCGGAAATCAAGGTCGGCGTCACGCCAGGCGCGGGCGGCACGCAGCGTCTGCCGCGCGCCATCGGCAAGGCCAAGGCCATGGATCTGCTGCTGACGGCGCGCACCATTGACGCCGCCGAGGCGGAACGCATCGGCCTCGTGTCGCGCGTGGTGCCGGCCGATAAATTGCTGGAAGAAACCCTGGCTGCCGCCAGGACCATTGCCGCCATGCCGACCTCGGTGGCCATGATGATCAAGGATTGCGTCAACCGTGCCTTTGAAACCACCTTGACCGATGGCGTCGCCTACGAGCGCCGTCTGTTCCAGGCCGCCTTCGGTACGCCTGCACAAAAAGAAGGCATGCACGCTTTCCTGGAAAAGCGCTTGCCAAACTTCGACGGTCTTTGA
- the trpC gene encoding indole-3-glycerol phosphate synthase TrpC translates to MSDILDKILAVKADEVAKAKAHRSLASLRGDVESDSALRAGLRGFEASLRQHIADGKPGIIAEVKKASPSKGVIRADFRPADIAASYAQHGAACLSVLTDEQFFQGSVEYLQQARAACAIPVLRKDFMVDMYQIYEARAMGADCILLIVAALDHGLMAEMEACAHELGMGVLIESHDGDELTAALKLKSALIGINNRNLRTFETSLDTTINLLPRIPQDKLIITESGIHSTADVQRMRDAHIHSFLVGEAFMRAPDPGVELERLFS, encoded by the coding sequence ATGTCCGACATACTCGATAAAATCCTGGCCGTAAAAGCCGATGAAGTGGCCAAGGCCAAAGCCCACCGCAGCCTGGCCAGCCTGCGCGGCGACGTGGAAAGCGACAGCGCACTGCGCGCCGGCCTGCGCGGTTTTGAAGCAAGCCTGCGCCAGCACATCGCCGACGGCAAGCCCGGCATCATCGCCGAAGTCAAAAAAGCGTCGCCCTCGAAAGGCGTGATCCGCGCCGACTTCCGCCCTGCCGACATCGCCGCCAGCTATGCCCAACACGGCGCCGCCTGCCTGTCCGTGCTGACGGACGAGCAGTTCTTCCAGGGCTCCGTGGAATACCTGCAGCAGGCGCGCGCCGCCTGCGCCATTCCCGTGCTGCGCAAGGATTTCATGGTCGACATGTACCAGATCTATGAAGCGCGGGCCATGGGCGCCGACTGCATCCTCCTGATCGTCGCGGCGCTCGACCATGGCTTGATGGCGGAGATGGAAGCATGCGCTCACGAACTGGGCATGGGCGTGCTGATCGAAAGCCACGACGGTGACGAACTGACGGCGGCTCTGAAACTCAAGAGCGCGCTGATCGGCATCAACAACCGCAACCTGCGCACCTTCGAAACCTCGCTCGACACGACCATCAACCTGTTACCGCGCATCCCGCAAGACAAATTGATCATCACGGAATCGGGCATCCACAGCACGGCCGACGTGCAACGCATGCGCGACGCGCACATCCACAGCTTCCTCGTGGGCGAAGCGTTCATGCGCGCGCCAGACCCGGGCGTGGAGCTGGAACGCCTGTTCAGTTAA
- the trpE gene encoding anthranilate synthase component I — translation MTELEFKSLAQQGYNRIPLIAEAFADLETPLTLYLKLAQAQQGGKNTFLLESVVGGERFGRYSFIGLPATTVLRSYGKRTEIVKNGVVIEEHEGNPLDFIEQFQSRFKVALRPGMPRFCGGLAGYFGYDTVRHIEKKLAGGAPKDDLKLPDIQLMVTEELAVIDNLSGKLYLIVYADTTQPESFSKAQQRLKDLRMMLRRGVDAPVTSASVRTETIRDFSKEDYLKAVAKAHEYVMAGDLMQVQIGQRIRKPYVDSPLTLYRALRSLNPSPYMYFYNFGDMQIIGASPEILVRNEKTADGGKKVTLRPIAGTRPRGATPERDAELSAELLADPKEIAEHVMLIDLARNDIGRIAETGSVHVTDRMVIEKYSHVQHIVSNVEGTLKKGLSNLDVLRATFPAGTLTGAPKVRAMEVIDELEITKRGIYGGACGYLSFGGEMDVAIAIRTGVVKDGMLYVQAAAGIVADSIPEMEWQETENKARAVLRAAEQVQDGLDGGF, via the coding sequence ATGACCGAACTCGAATTCAAATCGCTGGCCCAGCAAGGCTACAACCGCATCCCCCTGATCGCGGAAGCGTTCGCCGACCTGGAAACGCCGCTCACCCTGTACCTGAAACTGGCACAGGCCCAACAAGGTGGCAAGAACACCTTCCTGCTCGAATCCGTCGTCGGCGGCGAACGCTTCGGCCGCTATTCCTTCATCGGCTTGCCCGCCACGACCGTATTGCGCAGCTATGGCAAGCGCACCGAAATCGTCAAGAACGGCGTCGTGATCGAAGAGCACGAAGGCAATCCGCTCGACTTCATCGAGCAGTTCCAGTCGCGCTTCAAAGTGGCCCTGCGCCCCGGCATGCCGCGCTTCTGCGGCGGTCTGGCCGGCTACTTCGGCTACGACACCGTGCGCCACATCGAGAAAAAGCTGGCCGGCGGCGCGCCGAAAGATGACTTGAAGCTGCCCGACATCCAGCTGATGGTGACGGAAGAACTGGCCGTCATCGACAACCTGTCCGGCAAGCTGTATTTGATCGTTTACGCCGACACCACGCAGCCCGAATCGTTTTCGAAAGCGCAGCAGCGCCTGAAGGACTTGCGCATGATGCTGCGCCGCGGTGTCGATGCGCCCGTCACCAGCGCTTCCGTGCGCACGGAAACCATCCGCGACTTTTCCAAGGAAGACTACCTGAAGGCCGTCGCCAAGGCGCATGAATACGTGATGGCAGGCGACCTGATGCAGGTGCAGATCGGCCAGCGCATCCGCAAACCATACGTCGATTCGCCGCTGACCCTGTACCGCGCCTTGCGTTCGCTCAACCCGTCGCCGTATATGTACTTCTATAATTTCGGCGACATGCAAATCATCGGCGCCTCGCCGGAAATCCTGGTGCGCAACGAGAAGACGGCGGACGGCGGTAAGAAAGTCACCTTGCGCCCCATCGCCGGCACCCGTCCGCGCGGCGCCACGCCGGAGCGCGACGCCGAATTGTCGGCCGAGCTGCTGGCCGACCCGAAAGAGATCGCCGAGCACGTGATGCTGATCGACCTGGCGCGCAACGACATCGGCCGCATTGCCGAGACGGGCAGCGTGCACGTCACCGACCGCATGGTCATCGAAAAATACTCGCATGTGCAGCACATCGTCTCGAACGTGGAAGGCACCCTCAAGAAGGGTCTGTCTAACCTGGACGTGCTGCGCGCGACCTTCCCCGCCGGCACCCTGACGGGTGCGCCGAAAGTGCGCGCCATGGAAGTGATCGACGAACTGGAAATCACCAAGCGCGGCATCTACGGCGGCGCCTGCGGCTACCTGTCATTTGGCGGCGAAATGGATGTGGCCATCGCCATCCGCACGGGCGTGGTCAAGGACGGCATGCTGTACGTGCAGGCCGCGGCCGGCATCGTGGCCGACTCCATCCCCGAAATGGAATGGCAGGAAACTGAAAACAAGGCGCGCGCCGTGCTGCGCGCCGCCGAACAAGTGCAAGATGGCCTGGATGGAGGGTTTTAA
- a CDS encoding aminodeoxychorismate/anthranilate synthase component II yields MLLMIDNYDSFTYNIVQYFGELGEDVRVYRNDEITIEQIEALNPDRICISPGPKAPAQAGISVEVLKHFAGKKPILGVCLGHQAIGEAFGGKVIRAKQVMHGKTSLIAHTGVGVFKDIPSPFTVIRYHSLAIERASLPSCLEVTAWTDDGEIMGVRHREYDIEGVQFHPESILSEHGHALLKNFLER; encoded by the coding sequence ATGCTGCTCATGATCGACAACTACGACTCCTTCACCTACAACATCGTGCAGTATTTCGGCGAATTGGGCGAAGACGTGCGGGTCTACCGCAACGATGAAATCACGATCGAACAGATCGAGGCGCTGAACCCGGACCGCATCTGCATCTCGCCCGGCCCAAAAGCGCCGGCACAGGCGGGCATTTCGGTGGAAGTGCTCAAGCACTTCGCCGGCAAGAAGCCGATACTCGGCGTGTGCCTGGGCCACCAGGCCATCGGCGAAGCGTTTGGCGGCAAGGTCATCCGCGCCAAGCAAGTCATGCATGGCAAGACTTCCCTCATCGCGCATACGGGCGTGGGTGTCTTCAAGGACATCCCCAGCCCCTTCACAGTGATCCGCTACCACTCTTTGGCGATCGAACGCGCCTCGCTGCCTTCCTGCCTGGAAGTGACGGCGTGGACGGACGACGGCGAAATCATGGGCGTGCGCCACCGGGAATACGATATCGAGGGCGTGCAGTTCCACCCCGAATCGATCCTCTCGGAACACGGCCACGCCCTGCTGAAGAATTTTCTCGAGCGCTGA
- the apaG gene encoding Co2+/Mg2+ efflux protein ApaG, whose product MATYEFTVTVKTQYLPEQSAPDQGRHVFSYTIRVVNTGTAGAQLISRHWVITDANNKVEEVRGLGAVGHQPLLQPGEQFEYTSGTMLGTPQGSMHGEYFCVAEDGHQFEALIPEFVLSVPRTLH is encoded by the coding sequence ATGGCGACTTATGAATTTACGGTAACGGTCAAGACGCAATACCTGCCCGAGCAATCGGCACCGGACCAGGGGCGGCACGTGTTCAGCTACACGATCCGCGTCGTCAACACGGGCACGGCTGGCGCGCAACTGATTTCGCGCCACTGGGTCATCACGGATGCGAACAACAAGGTGGAAGAGGTGCGCGGCCTGGGCGCCGTCGGCCATCAGCCATTGCTGCAGCCGGGCGAGCAGTTCGAATACACGAGCGGCACCATGCTGGGCACGCCGCAAGGCTCGATGCATGGCGAATACTTTTGCGTGGCCGAAGATGGTCACCAGTTCGAAGCTTTGATTCCCGAATTCGTGCTGTCGGTGCCGCGCACCCTGCATTAA
- the trpD gene encoding anthranilate phosphoribosyltransferase has product MPITPQEALLRCIEHREIFHDEMLYLFRQIMSGEMSPTMIAALTVGLRVKKETIGEIAAAAQVMREFSTKVPMADTTNLLDIVGTGGDGAHTFNISTASMFVAAAAGARVAKHGGRSVSSSSGSADVLDSLGVNINLQPEQIAQSIAQTGIGFMYAPNHHAAMKHAAPVRKELGVRTIFNILGPLTNPAGAPNILMGVFHADLVGIQVRVLQRLGAQHAIVVYGRDNMDEVSLGASTLVGELVNGEIREYEIHPEDFGLQMIASRNLKVADAVESKAKMMEALRGEPGAAADIVALNAGTALYAAGVASSIEDGLARARTAVSSGAALAKLDQFVQVTQQLGTPKQA; this is encoded by the coding sequence ATGCCGATCACACCACAAGAAGCCCTGCTGCGCTGCATCGAACACCGCGAAATTTTTCACGACGAAATGCTGTACCTGTTCCGCCAGATCATGTCCGGCGAAATGTCGCCCACCATGATCGCCGCCCTGACCGTGGGCTTGCGCGTGAAAAAGGAAACCATCGGCGAAATCGCCGCCGCCGCGCAAGTGATGCGCGAGTTTTCCACCAAGGTGCCCATGGCCGACACCACCAACCTGCTCGACATCGTCGGCACGGGCGGCGACGGCGCACACACCTTCAACATTTCCACCGCCTCGATGTTCGTGGCGGCCGCGGCCGGCGCGCGCGTGGCCAAGCATGGCGGGCGCAGCGTCTCGTCCTCGTCCGGCAGCGCCGACGTGCTGGACTCCCTGGGCGTCAACATCAACCTGCAGCCCGAGCAGATCGCCCAGTCGATCGCGCAAACGGGCATCGGCTTCATGTATGCGCCGAACCACCACGCGGCCATGAAGCATGCGGCGCCCGTGCGCAAGGAGCTGGGCGTGCGCACGATTTTCAATATCCTCGGGCCGCTGACGAATCCGGCCGGTGCGCCGAACATTCTGATGGGCGTGTTCCACGCCGACCTGGTCGGCATCCAGGTGCGCGTGCTGCAGCGCCTGGGCGCGCAGCATGCCATCGTCGTGTATGGCCGCGACAATATGGATGAAGTGTCGCTCGGCGCCTCTACCCTCGTGGGCGAGCTGGTCAACGGTGAAATCCGCGAATATGAAATTCATCCCGAAGATTTCGGTTTGCAGATGATCGCCAGCCGCAACCTGAAGGTGGCCGATGCCGTCGAATCGAAGGCGAAGATGATGGAAGCGCTGCGCGGTGAACCCGGCGCCGCCGCCGACATCGTCGCCCTGAACGCGGGCACGGCGCTGTACGCGGCCGGCGTGGCCAGCTCGATCGAAGACGGCCTGGCGCGCGCGCGCACCGCCGTCAGCTCGGGCGCGGCCTTGGCAAAACTCGATCAATTCGTGCAGGTCACGCAGCAGCTGGGCACACCAAAGCAAGCGTAA
- a CDS encoding phosphoglycolate phosphatase — protein sequence MQAGTVKDHVLAGVRAAIIDLDGTMLDTVPDFHVAINGMRAELDLAPISADTIKLMVGKGSENLIRTVLALDFDAAGVEQHFEQAMDGYQRHYLAINGQFSTLYPDVEAGLAAMKAAGLRLACVTNKPIAFALPLLKLKNLDQYFEIVYGGDSLPQKKPHPMPLLQVCADFDLAPSKVVAIGDSSNDAQAARAAACPVLTVPYGYNHGHSIHDTDSDGIVKTLLEAARCISMQN from the coding sequence ATGCAAGCGGGCACGGTGAAAGACCACGTACTGGCCGGCGTGCGCGCCGCCATCATCGACCTCGATGGCACGATGCTCGACACCGTGCCCGATTTCCATGTCGCCATCAACGGCATGCGCGCCGAACTGGACCTGGCGCCCATCAGCGCCGACACCATCAAGCTGATGGTGGGCAAAGGCTCGGAAAACCTGATCCGCACCGTGCTGGCGCTCGACTTCGATGCGGCCGGCGTGGAACAGCATTTCGAGCAGGCGATGGACGGCTACCAGCGCCACTACCTGGCCATCAACGGCCAGTTCAGTACCCTCTACCCGGACGTGGAAGCGGGACTGGCGGCGATGAAGGCGGCGGGCTTGCGCCTGGCCTGCGTCACCAACAAGCCCATCGCCTTCGCCCTGCCCCTGCTGAAACTGAAAAACCTCGACCAGTATTTCGAGATCGTCTATGGCGGCGATTCGCTGCCGCAGAAAAAACCGCACCCCATGCCGCTGCTGCAAGTGTGCGCGGACTTCGACCTGGCGCCATCCAAAGTGGTGGCCATCGGCGACTCCTCGAATGACGCGCAAGCGGCCAGGGCTGCGGCCTGCCCCGTATTGACGGTACCGTATGGCTACAATCACGGACACTCTATACACGATACCGATTCCGATGGTATAGTAAAGACACTGCTCGAAGCAGCCCGTTGTATTAGCATGCAAAACTAA
- the rpe gene encoding ribulose-phosphate 3-epimerase, protein MTTFRIAPSILSADFARLGEEVRNVVTAGADIIHFDVMDNHYVPNLTIGPLVCEAIRPHVQVPIDVHLMVKPVDRIIPDFAKAGANIITFHPEASDHVDRSLQLIRDNGCKSGLVFNPGTPLHYLEHVMDKIDIILIMSVNPGFGGQSFIPQALKKIAEARRMIDESGRDIMLEVDGGIKIDNIAAAAAAGADTFVAGSAIFGKPDYKAVIDAMRAELAAVKGA, encoded by the coding sequence ATGACTACATTCCGTATCGCTCCCAGCATCCTGTCCGCCGACTTTGCCCGCCTGGGCGAGGAAGTGCGCAACGTCGTTACCGCCGGCGCCGACATCATCCACTTCGACGTGATGGACAATCACTACGTGCCGAACCTGACCATCGGCCCGCTGGTATGCGAAGCGATCCGCCCGCACGTGCAAGTGCCCATCGACGTGCACCTGATGGTCAAGCCTGTCGATCGCATTATCCCGGATTTCGCCAAGGCTGGCGCGAACATCATCACCTTTCACCCGGAAGCGTCGGATCACGTCGACCGCTCCTTGCAGCTGATCCGCGACAATGGTTGCAAATCGGGCCTGGTATTCAACCCGGGCACGCCGCTGCACTACCTGGAACACGTGATGGACAAGATCGACATCATCCTGATCATGTCCGTCAATCCCGGCTTCGGCGGCCAGTCCTTCATTCCGCAAGCCTTGAAAAAAATCGCCGAAGCGCGCCGCATGATCGACGAATCGGGCCGTGACATCATGCTCGAAGTCGATGGCGGCATCAAGATCGACAACATCGCCGCCGCCGCCGCCGCTGGCGCCGACACCTTCGTCGCCGGCTCGGCCATCTTCGGCAAGCCCGACTACAAAGCCGTCATCGACGCCATGCGCGCCGAACTGGCAGCCGTCAAGGGCGCCTGA